The following coding sequences lie in one uncultured Celeribacter sp. genomic window:
- a CDS encoding class II aldolase/adducin family protein, translating into MNTHVSPDQTLVDPVALRQDLADAFRICHQLGWSESVGNHFSAAASDDGARFLLNPRWQHFATLRPEDLLLLDSNDETVLDGPNAPDASAWCVHGTLHRRKPEAKVLLHCHSPYATALACLKDPTVVPIDNNTARFYGRTAYDLDFGGIADAEEEGERLAERLGDKSVLVMGNHGVTIVGDTVADAFEDLYFFEKAAQTLILARSTGQPLAVLSDAVAQNTADGWIAYRGMAQRHFEYLRSQLPPL; encoded by the coding sequence ATGAACACCCACGTCTCCCCCGATCAAACGCTCGTTGATCCTGTCGCGTTGCGGCAGGATCTGGCGGATGCCTTCCGGATTTGCCACCAGCTGGGCTGGAGCGAATCCGTCGGCAATCATTTCAGCGCAGCGGCCTCTGACGACGGGGCGCGGTTTCTTTTGAACCCGCGCTGGCAGCATTTCGCGACGCTCCGCCCCGAGGACCTTTTGCTGCTCGACAGCAACGACGAGACGGTACTCGACGGGCCGAACGCCCCCGATGCCTCGGCCTGGTGCGTCCATGGCACGCTGCATCGGCGCAAACCGGAGGCGAAGGTGTTGCTGCACTGCCATTCGCCCTATGCCACCGCGCTGGCCTGTCTCAAGGACCCCACCGTCGTGCCCATCGACAACAACACCGCGCGGTTCTACGGGCGCACGGCCTATGACCTCGATTTCGGCGGCATCGCCGATGCGGAAGAAGAGGGCGAGCGGCTGGCGGAGCGTCTGGGCGACAAATCGGTTCTGGTGATGGGCAACCATGGGGTGACCATCGTCGGCGACACCGTGGCGGATGCCTTTGAGGATCTGTATTTCTTCGAGAAAGCCGCGCAGACGCTCATTCTGGCGCGTTCGACCGGGCAACCTCTGGCGGTGCTTTCGGACGCGGTGGCGCAGAACACCGCCGATGGTTGGATCGCCTATCGTGGCATGGCCCAACGCCATTTCGAGTATCTGAGATCGCAACTTCCGCCGCTTTAG
- a CDS encoding LysR substrate-binding domain-containing protein: protein MRYASGASFYVRRAAIKRFPSIQALRVLESVVRNGALWRAASELNVTRSAVSHQLRLMERDLGFKIVERSGNRTEITPRARAYAEDVRRALNIIASSTARVSQDRLNGRLSVSAPPGFAAAWLCLNMGDFLAANPEVILNVVSSHQLADTSNPEVDTFITFGHEPRAHVAAEPLLSVEFTPLCSPAYLSRYKSFNDPNILTRATLLHMHDFTDWENWMQLSGMPMENAHRGICYSDMNIVHTAVIAGEGIAIGDTVLWASDLREGRLMRPFAQSLHSDTGYFLCTPEENLENPLVVEFHNWLKTRLEVSRIGPDFRS from the coding sequence ATGCGCTATGCCTCGGGGGCGTCTTTTTATGTCAGGAGAGCTGCCATCAAACGTTTTCCCTCTATTCAGGCGCTGCGCGTCCTTGAGAGCGTCGTGCGCAACGGGGCGCTGTGGCGTGCGGCCTCTGAACTGAATGTCACGCGCAGCGCCGTCAGCCATCAGCTTCGTCTCATGGAGCGCGATCTGGGGTTCAAGATCGTCGAACGCAGCGGCAACCGCACCGAGATTACGCCGCGTGCGCGGGCCTATGCCGAGGATGTGCGCCGGGCACTCAATATCATCGCAAGCTCCACCGCGCGGGTGTCGCAAGACCGGCTGAACGGGCGGCTGTCCGTGAGTGCGCCGCCGGGCTTTGCCGCCGCCTGGCTGTGCCTCAACATGGGGGATTTTCTGGCCGCAAACCCGGAAGTCATTCTCAATGTCGTCAGCAGCCATCAGCTCGCGGATACCAGCAACCCGGAGGTCGATACCTTCATCACCTTTGGTCATGAACCGCGCGCCCATGTGGCGGCTGAGCCTTTGTTGTCTGTCGAATTCACGCCGCTGTGCAGCCCGGCTTATCTCAGCCGATACAAGTCGTTCAACGATCCGAACATCCTCACACGGGCGACGCTTTTGCATATGCATGACTTCACCGATTGGGAAAACTGGATGCAATTGTCGGGCATGCCGATGGAAAATGCGCATCGCGGCATTTGCTATTCTGACATGAACATCGTGCATACGGCGGTGATCGCGGGCGAAGGAATCGCGATTGGCGACACGGTGCTTTGGGCGTCGGATTTGCGCGAAGGGCGATTGATGCGACCCTTTGCACAATCTTTGCACTCTGATACCGGCTATTTCCTCTGTACGCCGGAGGAAAATCTCGAAAATCCGCTCGTGGTCGAATTCCATAACTGGTTGAAAACACGTCTGGAAGTGAGTCGGATTGGCCCGGATTTTAGATCGTGA
- a CDS encoding ABC transporter substrate-binding protein, with product MHNNFQKDLVDILKERSAKGQISRRQLMQGFAALMGTSAIGLGATPARAEDGRLVFVNWGGDALDAMDAAFGKPFAEETGIKVFYDGSGPTEGAITAQVQGGRPTWDLVDAEPFSAQALGRKGMMQPIDYDIVDPAKQREGFQWEYSSSCYFYSYVIAYDATKYDTPPTSLADFFDVEKFPGKRSMYKWGAGVWEAALLADGVAPADLYPLDLDRAHAKIEAFKEHIGAFWGGGAESQSLLLNGDVSMALIWNTRAGLLHKDTEGEITFTWDGGIIGPGGIGVLKDNPGGTEAAMKYIAATQEPERQVVLFEMLGNGPSNPAADALIAEEDRWLNPMDPANLPKQVALNTDWYEENYSAALDAYLQIISA from the coding sequence ATGCACAATAACTTCCAGAAAGACCTCGTCGACATTCTCAAGGAACGGAGTGCGAAAGGTCAGATTTCCCGTCGCCAATTGATGCAGGGCTTCGCTGCGCTCATGGGCACCTCCGCCATCGGTCTGGGCGCCACGCCTGCGCGCGCCGAAGACGGTCGGCTGGTCTTTGTGAACTGGGGCGGGGATGCGCTCGATGCGATGGATGCGGCCTTTGGTAAACCCTTCGCCGAGGAAACCGGCATCAAGGTGTTCTACGACGGCTCCGGCCCGACCGAAGGCGCGATCACCGCGCAGGTGCAGGGCGGGCGTCCGACCTGGGACCTTGTCGATGCCGAACCCTTCTCGGCGCAGGCGCTGGGTCGCAAGGGCATGATGCAACCGATTGATTACGACATTGTCGATCCGGCGAAACAGCGCGAGGGGTTCCAGTGGGAATACTCCTCGTCGTGCTATTTCTACTCCTATGTGATCGCCTATGATGCGACCAAATACGACACGCCGCCGACCTCTTTGGCGGATTTCTTCGACGTCGAGAAATTCCCCGGTAAACGTTCCATGTACAAATGGGGCGCGGGCGTGTGGGAGGCCGCTTTGCTGGCCGATGGCGTGGCGCCTGCGGACCTCTATCCGCTCGATCTGGACCGCGCACATGCCAAGATCGAAGCGTTCAAAGAGCATATCGGCGCCTTCTGGGGCGGAGGTGCGGAAAGCCAGTCTCTGTTGCTCAATGGCGATGTTTCCATGGCGCTGATCTGGAACACCCGCGCGGGTCTGTTGCACAAGGACACCGAGGGCGAGATCACCTTCACCTGGGACGGTGGCATCATCGGGCCGGGCGGCATCGGGGTGCTCAAGGACAACCCGGGCGGCACGGAGGCGGCGATGAAATACATCGCGGCCACCCAGGAACCGGAACGTCAGGTGGTGCTGTTCGAGATGCTGGGCAACGGGCCGAGCAACCCGGCCGCCGATGCGCTCATTGCGGAAGAGGACCGCTGGCTCAATCCGATGGACCCGGCGAACCTGCCGAAACAGGTCGCGCTCAACACGGATTGGTACGAAGAGAACTACAGCGCAGCACTTGACGCCTATCTCCAGATCATTTCCGCCTGA
- a CDS encoding ABC transporter permease — MRPYLLLICPVLLFLGASYLLPFLGIVQLSFTDPDPGFAQYGHVLSDPLSLGVIGRTLRLCLIVTVVSVTSAYVITLLWVRGSPLVRMITELCIMIPFWISILSRAFGWLSMLSNRGLLNTWLQDLGLIDSAIQMTRNEFAVVVGMSHYLIPFAVFPLATAMRNVDERVLTAADGMGASRLRIFWQVYLPMTASGIMGATLLVFVFSIGFYVTPALLGGGQSVLVAELIYLWIFQIPQWGMAAAMSVVLMIAVGGILYLLIRRYEDVTP, encoded by the coding sequence ATGCGCCCCTATCTCCTTCTTATCTGCCCGGTGCTTTTGTTTCTGGGCGCGAGCTACCTGTTGCCGTTTCTCGGCATCGTTCAGCTCAGTTTTACGGACCCGGACCCCGGTTTCGCGCAATATGGCCACGTTTTGAGCGATCCTTTATCGCTGGGCGTGATCGGGCGCACGCTGCGGCTCTGTCTGATCGTGACCGTGGTCTCGGTGACCAGCGCCTATGTCATCACCCTTCTCTGGGTGCGTGGCTCGCCCTTGGTGCGGATGATCACCGAACTTTGCATCATGATCCCGTTTTGGATTTCTATCCTGAGCCGGGCGTTTGGGTGGCTGTCCATGCTCTCCAACCGCGGCCTTCTGAACACCTGGCTTCAGGACCTTGGGCTGATCGACAGTGCCATCCAGATGACGCGCAACGAGTTTGCCGTCGTGGTCGGCATGTCGCATTACCTCATTCCCTTCGCCGTCTTCCCGCTGGCCACCGCCATGCGCAATGTCGATGAGCGCGTGCTCACGGCCGCCGATGGCATGGGGGCCTCTCGTTTGCGGATTTTCTGGCAGGTCTACCTGCCGATGACGGCGAGCGGCATCATGGGGGCAACGCTCTTGGTCTTTGTTTTCTCCATCGGCTTTTACGTCACGCCCGCGCTTTTGGGCGGGGGGCAGTCCGTCTTGGTCGCCGAGCTGATCTACCTCTGGATTTTCCAGATCCCGCAATGGGGGATGGCCGCTGCCATGAGTGTGGTTCTGATGATCGCGGTGGGGGGCATTCTCTACCTTCTCATTCGCCGCTACGAGGATGTGACGCCATGA
- a CDS encoding ABC transporter ATP-binding protein: MVNTTQIEAHSVGKMFGDFHALRDVSLDIKEGEFLSLLGPSGSGKTTFLTMLGGYQNLTSGKLLLEGQDMTNWSAKQRGFGMVFQGYALFPHLSVAENIAFPLKVKKWSKAQMADRVDQMIEMVGLSGHAHKKPKALSGGQQQRVALARALAYEPKVLLLDEPFSALDKNLRGQMQEELRRLHRDLGTTFVFVTHDQEEALALSTHVAIFNQGALQQIGTPTEVYEHPANRFTAEFLGDINIMSLDAEKGGVAGTKIDLPANAFAFDHIALRPEHMRLAGETDVNKLPVTVRDMVYLGSKSRLVLETKAGEELMFYIDNGPGLPPPDLGAGLQVAWDTGDSFAL; this comes from the coding sequence GTGGTAAACACAACGCAGATCGAAGCCCATTCCGTCGGAAAAATGTTCGGGGATTTCCACGCTTTACGTGACGTGTCCTTGGACATCAAGGAGGGCGAATTCCTCTCTCTTCTTGGGCCATCTGGCTCAGGGAAGACCACGTTTCTGACAATGCTCGGCGGTTATCAGAACCTGACCTCCGGCAAACTGCTCCTTGAGGGGCAGGACATGACCAACTGGTCGGCCAAGCAGCGCGGCTTTGGCATGGTGTTTCAGGGCTACGCCTTGTTCCCGCATCTGAGCGTGGCCGAAAACATCGCCTTTCCACTCAAGGTCAAGAAATGGTCCAAGGCGCAGATGGCGGATCGCGTCGATCAGATGATCGAAATGGTCGGCCTCTCGGGCCACGCCCACAAGAAACCCAAGGCACTTTCAGGCGGTCAGCAACAGCGCGTCGCTCTGGCCCGCGCGCTGGCCTATGAACCGAAGGTGCTGCTGCTCGATGAGCCTTTTTCGGCGCTCGACAAGAACCTGCGCGGCCAGATGCAAGAAGAACTGCGCAGGCTGCACCGGGACCTCGGCACGACCTTCGTTTTCGTGACCCACGATCAGGAGGAGGCGCTGGCGCTCTCGACCCATGTGGCGATCTTCAACCAAGGCGCGCTGCAACAGATCGGCACGCCGACTGAGGTCTATGAACACCCGGCGAACCGGTTTACGGCGGAATTTCTGGGCGACATCAATATCATGTCGCTGGATGCCGAGAAGGGTGGGGTTGCCGGGACGAAGATTGACCTGCCTGCCAATGCCTTTGCTTTCGACCATATCGCGCTGCGTCCCGAACACATGCGGCTTGCGGGTGAGACGGACGTCAACAAGCTTCCGGTGACGGTGCGCGACATGGTCTATCTCGGTTCGAAATCCCGTCTCGTGCTTGAGACCAAGGCGGGCGAAGAGTTGATGTTCTACATCGACAACGGCCCCGGCCTGCCGCCGCCCGATCTGGGCGCGGGGCTTCAGGTCGCCTGGGACACCGGCGACAGTTTCGCCCTCTGA